The following nucleotide sequence is from Salvia splendens isolate huo1 chromosome 2, SspV2, whole genome shotgun sequence.
actttgTCCAAATTCTAGTTTTTCCCATGACCTTTAAAATTGGTGtataaagtcaccaactttgccGGGTCGCTGGTATCTCCCAAATTGATCCGACCCTGTATTTTCCGACAACTAAGTGTCCTATGTGGCATGCCTGAATGTTGACATGGATGGCATCGGAAAATcgtaaaacgacgtcgtttctaACAcctaaaacgacgtcgtttcatCCATTCAATCTGCAATTGGGTTTAAATCAAACCTAAAATTGAACCCAAAATCAAACACTCATCCTTCAAATCGCGATTCATCCACACACTATCGATTTTCAGAATCAAATCGCGATTCATCCTACAAATCTGCTGCAATCTCGATTTTCCTTCCATTTGCGGCGAACGATTCACCCGTGACAAGGTAAGATCATAGCTTCATTTAGGGCTTGAAATCCCGATTTTTGAGAACTCACATTTGAAATCCCAAATTTTGAATATGCgcttgattttgttggttttaGGGTTCGATCTAGGGTTCAATTAGTGCTTGCTTGTAATCCCGATTTAGGGTTCAATTTTGAATATGCGAATTTGTGGTTCCCGATTTGTGGTTGGATTGGGCGATTTCGAATGTGCAATTGGCAATTTGTATTTAGGGTTCATGACTGTGGTTTTGAAATCCCGAATTTTGAATTTGCAATTTAGAGTTGTGTTCGTTTCAGGGTTCCAGATTAATGTTTAATCCAGATTTAGGGTTCATGACTGTGGTTTGAATGTTCAATTGGGTTAATAGTTCAGGATGATTGTGGTTTTGGTGTAGGATGTCCACGTCTTCCCAGAATTCGAGCAGAATGACTTGGCCGAGGTTTGAGGCAATGGTCTGTGATCACGGTCTTGAAGCTGATGTGGTGACATCAAATACGGATGCCAATCCCGGACGACGCTTCTATCGTTGCTAAGTTTGGAAGGAGGACGATTGCAAATTCTTTCTTTGGATTGATCCATCGTTGTCACCGAATCAAGAGTACTtctttaaaaaattgaagatgGATAGGGACAACGTGCAAAGATCATTGAGAGATAGAGTTGCTAAGCAGGATGCACTTGACGAGAGCGTCCGTTCCAAAACCGCTGAAGTTGAAGCACTCCAAGGTGTTGTCGCAGATTTGCAGCGTCAAAATCGGAACTTGAATGTTGTCATTTGCATTTTATGTATCGTCATTTGGATATTGTCGTAGCTTATCTAATAGAACTCCAATGTAATAGTCTATGCAAGTTGAACTCCAATGTAATACACTACGGAACCAAGAACATTGTAGTGATTTTTCCCCTATGAATGCATTGAGTTATGAGTTCAAAAACAGCTTATTGTTACTTCTGGGACTCCGCTTGATGGCTACCTTTGTCGATGGTTAAAGTGCATACCATTTGAAGCTATAAGCATTAGGAACTTTGTAATGATGGAAACTAAAAGGAATTGTTGGTATGATGTAAGTTTGCAAAGACAAGGGTTAAATACACATAATAGTTTGGTTTTTTGGTGTAATACACCTTGTTTACACTTAATAGTTTGGTGCCACAAAACTGATGGTTTACACATAACAGTTTGGTGCCACTAAACACACGGTTTACACATAATTTAGCACCCAATCACCTATAGTTTGGTGCTCCCAAAACACGTTGTTAAGACATAGTTtggtgttcacaaaacacattgtTAATACATAGTTTGGTCCTCACAAAAAAAACATTGTTTTCTTCCAAATACAATTACTTCCCAATTCCAAATACATAAGGGGTCGTCAACCATCTTCAACCATTGTTGTTGTTGCTTTGCTGCGTGGGGATTGAGCCATCACCTACTCCACGGCCTCCACCACGTGCTCCAATACGGCCTCCACCACGGCCTCCCCTTCTTCCAGCTCCCCATGTTATTGCGGTGGTACCACTTTCTGCATTGGATGGTGTCTTGCGAGGCCTTCCCATCTTGGACTATAAGTTGAGTACTTGCAATGTTAGTAATAACTAGTAACAAAATAGAGCCTACGTTGATCAAAACTAGAGTTTAATACCTTTGGCCTAGGTAAAACTTCAACTGACTCGTTTTTGCAAGTTCTGGAGTTGTCGCCTTCTTGGAAACACTTCTGGCATGTCATCACACATATCTTCCTCATTCTATTGGGTCTGGCTGGATCCTTCTCGAATGGATCCCTCCTTCTCACCTTCTTGTGCCTACCGAGCATCTTCTTCACAGGTAGAGGTACAACCGGATACCCCTCAGCATGAGGCCAGAGCTTCTCCCCATTTAATGCTGGCAACCCATATCCATAGGCCAACTTGTACTTGCTCAAGGAGAAGTATTCATGTACATAATCATCAACATTCTGCTTGAGGAAATGAATAGCAGCGTATCCTCAAAGTGACTAACTTCAAATTTCCCCCCAACAGCAGGAATGGTGGTACAGTTTCTACTTTCATAGACCATAGCTTCTATTTTTTTCCTTACTTTTGGACACACAGTTGAATTGATCTCAACACTCTCCATTTCCACACTCTTCAAGTTTCTTTATTACTACAGAACCATTTATCTTCACTAGACTCCCAGAACAGAACCATTTGCAAAGACTTTTGCAACCTGCCTCAAATGCCTTCCTACTTGCTCTTTTAAAATGAATCTCCCAACCATTCTCAACTGCGTTGTCTGTCAGAGCATCTCTTGCTTGAAAACCATCAATAAATCCCATTCCAATACACAATTTCAAATTCTTATGATCACACCATAGATAATACATCACTTTAGCATGCATTTCCAACCTTCTTCACCATTCATCCTGAGAATCAGTTGAGCTAGAGTATATATCACCTTCTTCAGAATTCTCATCCTCAGACACATAGTCACTTTTCTTCCCTCCACTGACTAAGCCATAGAAGATGTCATCAGTAACAACAAACTATTTCTCCTTATTGTCTTTTGCTTTCTTCCTTCCCTGTGTGTATTCCTCATCCTCAGACACCAACTCATCAGCATCCATATCATCATCAGTTTCCTCATCTTCAGAAGATGGTATATAACTCCCACGATCCTCACTATCATATCCCATACCCACTCCCATACTTTGATCAGCCTTATCCCCCACACTCTCATTAGTTATATCTCTCATTCCCACAGATACATTTACAGCTCCCACATCATCACCCAAATCCTCAGCATCATTAATCCTACCTCCCACCTCCTCACCCAAAACCTCAGCATCAGAATTCCTATCTGCCTCAGCCTCAACAACACTCTTACCCACATCCTTAGCTGCATAATCCCTAGCTCCCACATCCTCACCCACACTTTTACCAACCTCTTTAGCTGCAGAATTCCTAGCTCCCCCACTCTTACCCACACTTTCAACCACTGACTTCTGTGAAGACTGGAACAAACTCTTCTTTACCCTGCTTTCAACACTCTTCTCCACAATATCTTGGGTAGAAACTGACTTTAATTTGCCAGCCTTTGAAGTTGTTTAATTTCTACTCCTTGTGGTACACTTACTCTTATTCACAGACTCAACATTACTCATTTTCACTGACTCAAACTCAACCACTCAATGCCTGACAGCTTCATCACCCATAGTGTCCTCCCCCCACCCACGGATTGATCTTCATCAATGTGCTCTAGGCCACCCTTCTTCCCACCAACAACATACACATCACATACTTGCTCCTTAACCGTGGTTAGAAACTTCAGCTTTAACATCACCTCTGCATCACCTTTGATGTTAATAAACTCCATTCCCCACTTTCTCTTGAATCTAAGTCTATCACAtctatctaaccttagtttgtTCAGTTCATCCACTAAGTCGAAGTAACCAAATCTATCTGGATTAAACCCACCGCCTTCCCACATTTCCCCACCTATGTATTTCTCGCAAATCTTCCCATCTGGAATGAAAATTCCCCCATGGTAAGCAGAAAAGGCTtgctgaaaaaataaaaaaacagaaCCAAAGCATGTTCAAGATAATGTAAACTAAATTGATGCAAATTGGGGACCAACCAACGCTTTTGCAGTAAAAATGGCAAAGATATACTTACGGATTCGGATTCGGCTCTGGGAAGAAACCCGACCACATCTCCATGTTGAGGAAACATTACGCACAACTCGTCGCCCGTCCGTCGCCGTTGCAGGTAAGCCTATGGACTCGTCGTCGTCTTACTCGCCGTCGCCTTCGCCTCAACGTCGCTCATCAATTTAGGTTATTTAGGTCGCTCGTCAATTTGGGGATGAATTGGGGGTGAATTAgggttattttgatttttaatttttattttttaattttttttattttattacacaGTCAATAATTGTTGACATGTCAGCCGCCACGAGTCGGCCACGTCAATTAAAAACGACTCATCAGCTCACTCGTTGACTGGAAAAACCATCATGGGATATGGGCAACTAAAtgcaaagttggtgactttatacgccaattttaaaggtcatgggaaaaaccggaatttgGGCAAAGTTTGAGACTTTTAAGGTAGTTATCCCTTAATTTTATTATCAATGGGTTATTTTGTAAAGAAACATGAATATTAAATAGCCATATTAATATATGCTTCTTATGTAAATTACTTAAAATATCTTATCATGGCCAATCATATTAGGGCTGTATATAGATTCGTTTACACTATTATTTTTGTCCTTTGGACGATTGCGAAAAATGTTTGTATCCCTAATTAATTACCCTGACTGGTAATTATCAGAATGTTTGTTTTTTCCGACCATTTGCCTAAATATTTAACCTATTAATGAGCCTTATTAATGATGCTACTTTCGAACTGGGTTAGAATTAGGATAAGAGCATCACTggacggatgtcccgacggacttcTCAAAAACACATGTCATAAgaacatcccactgcactgtcacgtcataagggcatcccactgcacaatgacggacatcccctAGGACTTCCgtgacggacatccacaataataaaaatgcacaaatttaccaaattaaacaatttatggaattaaacaatttacggaattaaaatttcgacacgaatacggacggagaaagtgcaatgataaattcattaaataaaaaaaataaaaaagtacatttcaacaaaaaaaaagtctaaacaaatacattataaatatcaacgacgacccctccgcgtccatagctcttcaattatatcgttctggagtcgaatatgagcttgtcattggcgcatgtcggcaaatgcacggacttgATCGACctcttcatggggtatccccatacgtacattggcggtggctACGCCGTGCCTTGGACCGgcaacatcaacatcatcattgacccaatcagtcagtgctggaccttcatcttcgataatcatgttgtgcataataatgcatgcgtacatgatatcagcgaagctgtcaatataccacagccaggatggacccttcactgccgcccatcgagcctggagcacaccaaatgcccgctccacatccttgcgcactgcctcctgacgacccgcaaaatagattttcttttcatctgttgcgcatctgatcgtTTTCACAAAGActggccacatagggtatatcccatccgccaaataatagctcatattgtgctggttgtcgttggcgatGAAACTGACGGCCGGACCAATGCCCATGCACTGGttgttgaaaaggggcgacgactggaggacgttgatgtcgttgttcgacccggctacttcaaaatacgcatgccaaatccacagccggtagtcagctaccgcttcaaggatcatcgtgaggttcttgcccttgaaaccggtagtgaacacccctttccaggcagcggggcagttcttccactcccaatgcatacaatctatgctgcccaacattcccGAAAACCCGTGCCGACTCCCGTACATATCCATTAGAGCATGGCAATATtagggggtaggcttccgaagatacctatccccgaatatctccctaacgccctcacaATAATACTTGGACATTCGTAGGCAGTCGTCTCgtcgatgtggaggtactcatcgaacatgtcagccgcacctccgtatgccagctgcctgattgcggcagtgcacttctgtatcggcgtgtggccggggTTTACCAAATGCATCCTCTCTCATCCTGAAATACTCGtctcgacgctctaaagcgcccacgatacgcagaaatagcggacgatgcatcctaaaacgtcgccggaacatATTCTCCCCAAACCGCGACTCCGGAGCGAAGTAGCCCTCATACAACCGACGTTGTGTAGCGATGTGGTCCCGTGGTactatagttcgacgatggatgggtcaaGGTACCGCCGGCTACTGCTGCTGCAAGGCCGCTTGTATCGCGCGATTTATCTCCCTGGACGTAACGGCCAGCAACTGTTCTTTAATTCGTCGGCGTACGGCTTCAACACCTCCACCACTACCgcccgcaccactaccactagccattttggatatataaaagaaacgtagagagagaaactcgttaaaacaagtggtgcgaatgaaatgaagttcaactagccgtatatataaagtttttttaaattaaaaatcgggacgtccgccgagAATCCGCAATGATGaacgtcacgacggacgtcgtcggaaagccgcggatctgcgatgtccgcagcggacgtccgcatCCGTCCCTCCCACGCCTAATAATGGACGTCCCGCGCAGACATCCGGCACGCCGGTTCGACGTCCGGCCGCTGCGCTCTAATTGGGTCGGATTGAGAGTTTGCGCGTTTTCTGTTCTGCTCATCTCAACCCCTTTCCTTACTCTTCTTCAAATTTATTGCTTTTACTACATTCCTCTGTTTCTCTCTCGCCCAATTCATCTTTACTGCACAAGGTGCGCCACAACTGGACTAGAGAAATCGGAGCTCAGCCATGTCGCTGCGGCCGGGCAGCAGGGCGGAGGTGCGGAAGAAAGGGTACAAGACAGGCGTCGACGCCGACGAGGcgcggcggcggagggaggACAATTTGGTCGAGATCAGGAAGAGTAAGCGGGAGGATAACCTTCTCAAGAAGCGCCGCGAGGGTCTTCTCAATGGAACCTTTCCCCAGCAGACGCCCCTCTTTTCTCCCGATCCGTCACAATCCCCTGCCGCCGTCGAGAGAAAAGTTTGTATCCGTTTTTTCCTTCCTCATTTCTTTTACAAATTTGGTGCCTATTGGCTGTAAATTGCTATAATGCATGGTGATCTGTTATTCTTATGACTGCTGATTTGAAATTGAGGGTCCGTGTGTGGTTTGGGTTACTGAAAAAGTAATGATCTGATAGTTTTCGAGGATCTGTGGGTTGGTAGTAGGCAGATTGCATCTGCTTGGTATCTTATTGGGGCTATCTAGATAATGCAGGAGAATGAAGGCTTTTCTCGAgtgattttgattttgtattGTCATAAAATAATCACCGAGGAATTGAGGATTGGTGCTGAAAGATGGTGTAATTATATTATCTTCTCGATGTGCTTTGGATTAACCCTAATTTGATCAATTAAAATGGTGAAATTAACCAATGGATGATTGTTTTTTAGTTAATTGTGACGATTGCACCTTTTAATGCTAAATGACCTTTTTAGTACAGTTTATAGGTCCAAGTATTTGAGATGTGACTTGAGGATGGCCATGCATATCTCGACCTCTTATGCTATAAAATTATTGTTGGATTTTTCATAACTTTAAAAACTGGCTCTACATTGGGGGCAGCTACAGTTACTTGATTCAAATGATGAAGTTACCAGCACTTGATGCAATCTATTTTATGATGATGCTCACAGTGAATTCCTCTTGCAGTTAGAAAGTATACCTTCAATGGTGGAAGGAGTGTGGTCAAATGATACAAATGCTCAACTGGAGGCAACTACTCAGTTCAGAAAGCTTTTATCAATTGGTACTATCTATAAAAACCTAGATTTCCTTTCTTTTCTGGATTATATTTGCATAATATATTTTGTGACTTCTCAACTTTGCAGAGCGAAGCCCACCTATTGATGAGGTGATTAAAGCTGGAGTTATCCCAAGATTTGTTGAGTTCCTTTCGAGGCTAGATCTGCCTCAGCTGCAAGTAAGTTCTCCATTAGGATAATTCTTTCATAATCTCGACAAAAAATAATCATttaagtttttctttttttaataagtttgaAGCTGCATGGGCTTTGACAAATGTTGCTTCTGGGACATCCGAACACACACGAGTTGTTATTGATCATGGTGCTGTTCCTAAGTTTGTAGAACTCCTCAGTTCTGCCAGTGATGATGTTCGTGAGCAGGTATCTGAAGagtttttctcatatttttgtTACTTCTCGACCCATTTGTCTAGGTTGCTAAATGAAAATAGTCATTATGTATTATAAGTTTCCAAATGAGTGCTAATGCATCTTGACTTACTTCTCTTTTTCTGCAGGCAGTTTGGGCACTTGGAAATGTTGCTGGTGATTCTCCAAACTGTAGGGATCTTGTTCTTGGGCATGGTGCTCTTATGCCACTGCTAGCTCAGTTAAATGATAACTCAAAGCTATCTATGCTAAGAAATGCTACATGGACACTGTCAAATTTCTGTCGTGGGAAGCCACCTACTCCATTTGAGCAGGTTGGTAGAATATAAGATCTAGTTTCTTGGTAATTTTAGTATTGGGGTGTTGCGGAAACATACTGGAAATTGCGCATCCATAGATATGTTCTGAATTACCCTTCTAATTTAGCATGGTATTTCTTCACTTTTCAGGTAAGGCCTGCATTGCCCGTTCTACgacaacttattcatttgaatGATGAGGAGGTTCTGACTGATGCTTGCTGGGCTCTTTCCTATCTGTCTGATGGAACAAATGACAAAATTCAAGCTGTGATTGAGGCAGGTGTCTGTCAAAGGCTTGTAGAGCTCCTACTGTATGTTCATTTTCATGctctgattttatttttctttaaatatataaaatatattattctcaTAAGTATTTCTTtcaatttgtggaattttattcattGCATTTGTTCAGAAGTACTAAAATCTAGTTGTCAATCGTATGTTGCTAACACCAATTTGTTTCTCATGAAGCCATCCATCAGCCACTGTTCTAGTACCTGCTCTTCGGACTGTGGGGAATATTGTCACTGGTGATGATGCTCAGACACAGGTATCTGGCTACTCCATACGTTTCCTCTTTCTGCTTACCATTTTCTTCATAACTTGATACCTTTTAACTCCCCTTTTAGAAATTAGAAATTTGAGAGGAACACGCTTCCAGTAGTAGTAAGATCTTCCAGTTACAATGAAAattgccccccccccccccaaatttTAACCCATGAATGCTAATGGTTCAGATTATTGGATATACTTCCATTATGATTATGGATGATATATCAccttgtttttgttttaaattatgtcatttttacaGCAAATTTTATGGTGTGAATGTATATCATGACTAAATTAGTTATGGAAACCAATTTTCCTATCCTAAATATCTCAAAACGTTAAATTTTTCACAACTCTCTAGATTCATTAATCTTCACAAgcaatatatcaaattaaaagtaattttatGAGGATTCTAATGGAATTCTAATTTCATATGTTTATATTGAGAAAATGCTATACTGATTGAGTTTGTAAAAAATACTGATTGAGTTTGTAATATATACGGTTTGAGTTTGTAATATATACTgattttactatgattttacGGGATTCATGAGAGGTTATTTTCCCTGTTCCAATTATACCATTTTGCATGAATatgtatttgttttgaaatacaGATTCTGTCATGCTTATTATCGTACAACCAATGGTCAAGAATCAGTCTTAGTTAAATTATAAGGGTTGAATGCAGTTTAACGCGACCCTATATATAAGAATTTTGGTGTTGCTATACCTCTACTGATTTATCTCATTGCAGACACCCATAGTAGGAAGGATTTACTAATTAGCTGGAATAGGTGCCTGTATTAAGATCTCAATTGATTATATGCCTGCCATCTCTTTTTTTGTCTAGTGTACTTGTGGAAGCATCTTCATTCAGATCTTGTTTAGTTTTAATAGTTCTATTCATAAATATGACTTGATGTGTTCTGTGTAGTATTTGTTAGACAATTAATATAAGATTTGTTAGAATTTACCCTTTAAAGATAGTACTCATTTTTGGGTTGCTTGACTTCAACTTCATATTCTCTGAATGTTTACTAAGTTCATATATTTGGCAGTTTGTGATAGACAATCAAGTACTCCCTTGCCTCCAACAGCTGCTTACTCAAAACCATAAGAAAAGCATTAAAAAGGAAGCTTGTTGGACGATCTCTAATATCACTGCTGGTAATAGAGCTCAAATTCAGGTACCCCCTCCCCCAATTGACACCCCTTCTCTGTTTCCTGCAAGTGAATTCCTATTTTATAACTGCATAAAGAAAATCCATTTTATGAAAACCACTTCGTGTAATCCATGATGAACTTGGGAACCTACTGCATCTACTTATCAAATACAAATGAGTGGATATTAATTGACTTTTTCAGTTTGTTGTGCTTTTCGGTGGTTGCTGATTCTTTATATTGCTAGAAGGGAATCTATGTTAGATGGCTATTGTTCATGCAAATGTATGGACTGAAAATCATAATGTCTTCTTTAACCTGGTTAATTGATAGTTGAGATGATAATGTAAGACATTCTATATGGCAATACTGGAGAAATAGTGGAAACAAGTACGCATATTCTTTTTTGGTTAGGTCAATTAACAATTCAAGTAATTTATACTTGCCAGCCATATTGGCCAAAGACAAGTTGATGTGTAGGATAATGGGTGGAAGCAATGCTATGATTTAGTTTTGATAAATGTTGAGGACAAGATGACTATAAATTAATCTTAAAAAGGGAGGGAAAAGGGTAGATGTTTACGAACTTAATGTGAGTTTAACTGAATGCAATTATATGAATGAAGAGGCAAGTTCTTTATGATCTCTATGAATACGGActgattttttttgaattttcttcAGAAGTAATAGAGAAGGATTTTCAAAgcattttttatactttttaatCTATCTATATTGCTTTGGTGTCTTGTGATTGGTTTCCTATCTGCGTCTCTGTTTAATTATTCTGGAACAGGCTGTCATTGAGACGGGCATCATTCTGCCATTGGTGCAACTTCTTCAACACGCCGAGTTTGAAATAAAGAAAGAGGCTGCATGGGCCATCTCGAATGCAACCTCTGGTGGATCACCGGAGCAGATTAGGTATGTCAGGTTTATTTGGTTATAAATGCGGGGGTATTATACTTATATATATTCAGCTGATCTTAATGCCTCATTAGAGATAAGCTCAAAAGTACTcaataaattgaaattaaaaggAATAGGTCGCTGCTCCATAGTATTTGGAAGGACACGGTCAGTAGTCCCTCTACCCTCATATATATTCTCCTCCTCTTTTCACATTTACTCCCTCATTTCCATGGAATTAGTCCTCTTTACCTTTTCTGGATGTACCAGAATGTAGTCAAATTTCTTAATTTGAACTGTCTTGAAACTTTTTGTTACTAAAATAACCTTATTTGATATTTGTGAAGATAGTACATGAGCACTAAATCAGTGTGCCATAGAACAATTGCATATAAATTtcaaagaataagaaaatgcaTTTAATGTTCTTTGTAGGATACATCACCATTGTTTCTCTCCATCTAAGGATCTGGGTTGGCTCTTGCACTGGAAAATTAGGGGTTTCTTGGAAAATGTTTGAGAGAGATCTAATCTAAATGTATCTAGTATAGGTTAGAGAAAGAATTTATAGCATGCCATCTGACTGCAGCCTAAGCATTTAGCAGTATAAGGCAATTTTCAGAAAATTGTTGATCTTGATATTTGTGACCAATAATTGTTTTGGTAATAAGGTCA
It contains:
- the LOC121792304 gene encoding importin subunit alpha-4-like → MSLRPGSRAEVRKKGYKTGVDADEARRRREDNLVEIRKSKREDNLLKKRREGLLNGTFPQQTPLFSPDPSQSPAAVERKLESIPSMVEGVWSNDTNAQLEATTQFRKLLSIERSPPIDEVIKAGVIPRFVEFLSRLDLPQLQFEAAWALTNVASGTSEHTRVVIDHGAVPKFVELLSSASDDVREQAVWALGNVAGDSPNCRDLVLGHGALMPLLAQLNDNSKLSMLRNATWTLSNFCRGKPPTPFEQVRPALPVLRQLIHLNDEEVLTDACWALSYLSDGTNDKIQAVIEAGVCQRLVELLLHPSATVLVPALRTVGNIVTGDDAQTQFVIDNQVLPCLQQLLTQNHKKSIKKEACWTISNITAGNRAQIQAVIETGIILPLVQLLQHAEFEIKKEAAWAISNATSGGSPEQIRFLVTQGCIKPLCDLLICPDARIVTVCLEGLENILKIGEADKENGQNGGINIYAQMIDDCEGLDKIENLQSHDNNEIYEKAVKILEKYWVEEDDDQNLADGADANLGDGGFSFANGKPNVPPGGFNFG